The following proteins are co-located in the Cyanobacteriota bacterium genome:
- the hpsU gene encoding hormogonium polysaccharide biosynthesis acetyltransferase HpsU, whose protein sequence is MRRYHQAGFQRGRPGWIVLLWWFLQAVIFPITPHAFHAPRIALLRLFGAKIGRGVVIRPSARVTFPWKLVIGNYSWIGDDVVLYNLDNIRIGDHCVISQRSYLCTGSHDIADPCFQLQTGEIVIGNGVWIATDCFVAPNVHIGANTVVGARSSVFGHLPAGQVCWGTPCHPRYPRHIL, encoded by the coding sequence TTGCGACGCTATCATCAAGCTGGGTTTCAGCGTGGCCGACCTGGATGGATTGTGTTGTTGTGGTGGTTCCTACAGGCTGTCATTTTTCCCATTACTCCCCACGCTTTTCATGCTCCTCGGATAGCATTATTGCGATTATTCGGAGCCAAAATTGGCAGGGGAGTGGTGATTCGTCCATCGGCTCGTGTTACCTTTCCCTGGAAGCTAGTGATTGGCAACTACAGTTGGATTGGTGACGATGTGGTGCTCTACAACCTAGACAACATTCGCATTGGTGACCACTGTGTGATTTCCCAACGCAGCTACTTGTGCACAGGCAGCCACGACATTGCAGATCCTTGTTTTCAGCTACAGACAGGGGAAATCGTCATTGGTAATGGTGTTTGGATTGCGACTGACTGCTTTGTTGCACCAAACGTCCATATTGGAGCCAACACAGTTGTTGGTGCCCGTAGTAGTGTGTTCGGGCATCTCCCCGCTGGTCAGGTGTGCTGGGGAACACCCTGCCATCCTCGTTATCCCCGTCACATCCTGTAG